In Phreatobacter aquaticus, a single genomic region encodes these proteins:
- a CDS encoding urease accessory protein UreE has product MIRATTVRPPHSFAETAVIDRVVLDYDDRHRRRMTMEGVEGTEFLLDLAEAIPLVSDCGLELENGRIVQVVAAAEPLVEIRTTDPNHMVRVAWHLGNRHLPTQIMGSKLRIRRDHVIEDMVRGLGAKVVLIEAPFDPEGGAYGHGTVTGHDHGHGHDHGHHDHGHGKHDHADHGHSHAPKPAARDVLSVKTAEHVHDDACGCGHDHSHDHHGHDHHDHDHKGHDHHHGHGHSHGHKHG; this is encoded by the coding sequence ATGATCCGCGCCACCACAGTCCGTCCGCCCCATTCCTTCGCAGAGACCGCCGTGATTGATCGCGTGGTGCTCGATTATGACGACCGGCACCGCCGGCGCATGACCATGGAGGGCGTCGAGGGCACGGAATTCCTGCTCGACCTCGCCGAGGCCATCCCGCTGGTCTCCGATTGCGGCCTGGAATTGGAGAATGGCCGGATCGTCCAGGTCGTGGCCGCTGCCGAGCCGCTGGTGGAGATCCGCACCACCGATCCGAACCACATGGTCCGCGTCGCCTGGCATCTCGGCAACCGGCACCTGCCGACCCAGATCATGGGCTCGAAGCTCCGGATCCGCCGCGACCATGTCATCGAGGACATGGTGCGTGGCCTCGGCGCCAAGGTGGTGCTGATCGAGGCGCCCTTCGATCCAGAGGGCGGCGCCTATGGCCATGGCACGGTGACCGGTCATGACCATGGGCACGGGCATGACCATGGCCATCACGACCATGGCCACGGCAAGCATGATCATGCCGATCACGGCCATTCCCATGCGCCGAAGCCTGCCGCGCGCGACGTCTTGAGCGTCAAGACCGCCGAGCACGTCCACGACGATGCCTGTGGCTGCGGTCATGACCACAGCCACGACCATCACGGCCACGATCACCACGACCATGATCACAAGGGTCACGACCATCACCACGGTCACGGCCATTCCCACGGCCACAAGCATGGCTGA
- the ureG gene encoding urease accessory protein UreG, giving the protein MTSPAQKSPHGPLRIGIGGPVGSGKTALMDALCKRLKSTYEIAAITNDIYTKWDAEYLMRSGALPTERIMGVETGGCPHTAIREDASINLAAVAEMRAKFPELDLILIESGGDNLAATFSPELADLTIYVIDVAAGEKIPSKGGPGITRSDLLVINKTDLAPMVGANLDNMAVDSRRMRGARPFIFTNIKTGAGVEDVALFVESKGGLKAG; this is encoded by the coding sequence ATGACGAGCCCCGCCCAGAAATCGCCCCATGGCCCGCTGCGCATCGGCATTGGCGGCCCCGTCGGCTCCGGCAAGACGGCGCTGATGGACGCGCTCTGCAAGCGCCTGAAATCAACCTACGAGATCGCCGCCATCACCAACGACATCTACACCAAGTGGGATGCCGAATATCTCATGCGCTCCGGCGCGCTGCCGACCGAGCGGATCATGGGCGTGGAGACCGGCGGCTGCCCGCACACCGCCATCCGCGAGGATGCCTCGATCAATCTGGCGGCAGTGGCCGAGATGCGCGCCAAGTTCCCCGAGCTCGATCTCATCCTGATCGAATCGGGCGGCGACAATCTCGCCGCGACCTTCTCGCCGGAACTCGCCGACCTGACGATCTATGTGATCGACGTGGCGGCGGGCGAGAAGATCCCGTCCAAGGGCGGGCCCGGCATCACCCGGTCCGATCTTCTGGTGATCAACAAGACCGACCTCGCCCCCATGGTCGGCGCCAATCTCGACAATATGGCTGTCGATTCCAGGCGGATGCGCGGCGCGCGGCCGTTCATCTTCACGAACATCAAGACCGGGGCAGGGGTCGAGGACGTGGCCCTCTTCGTTGAGTCGAAGGGCGGCCTGAAAGCCGGCTGA
- a CDS encoding UxaA family hydrolase: MTTQPRFIRLATGDNVVVAVDTIDAGKRVDGVSATARVPKGHKMAMQPIAKDAPVVKYGQIIGFASEDITPGAWVHTHNCAFATFDRDYAFAQGAEPEAILPLADRATFQGFRRPTGRAGTRNYIAILTSVNCSASVARFIAEAVNRSGMLDAYPNVDGVIPLVHGTGCGLAGEGAGFDILERTIWGYATNPNVSAVLIVGLGCEVFQIPGLMKRYGIHPGAHFQSMTIQETGGTKKSIEAGMARIAEMLPIVNQTKRETLPASELCLALQCGGSDGYSGITANPALGKAVDILVKHGGTAVLSETPEIYGAEHLLTRRAESREVGEKLVGIIKWWEDYTAKNHGSMDNNPSPGNKAGGLTTILEKSLGAAAKGGSTTLRAVYHYAEKVDRAGFVYMDTPGYDPVAATGQVAGGCNMLTFTTGRGSAYGCKPTPSIKLATNSDIYTRMIDDMDINCGDVLDGVSLDEKGQEIFELILKTASGEKTKSELLGYGDNEFVPWQIGATM, from the coding sequence ATGACCACCCAGCCCCGCTTCATCCGCCTGGCCACCGGCGACAATGTCGTCGTCGCCGTCGACACGATCGATGCCGGCAAGCGTGTTGACGGCGTCTCGGCAACCGCGCGGGTGCCCAAGGGCCACAAGATGGCGATGCAGCCAATCGCCAAGGACGCGCCGGTGGTCAAATATGGCCAGATCATCGGCTTTGCGTCCGAGGACATCACGCCCGGCGCCTGGGTCCACACCCACAATTGCGCATTCGCGACCTTCGACCGCGATTATGCCTTCGCCCAAGGCGCCGAGCCCGAGGCGATCCTGCCATTGGCTGACCGCGCGACCTTCCAGGGCTTCCGCCGGCCGACGGGGCGCGCCGGCACGCGCAATTACATCGCGATCCTCACCTCGGTGAACTGCTCGGCCTCGGTCGCCCGCTTCATCGCCGAGGCGGTCAACCGGTCCGGCATGCTGGACGCCTATCCCAATGTCGACGGCGTCATTCCTCTGGTCCATGGCACGGGCTGCGGCCTGGCAGGCGAGGGGGCAGGCTTCGACATTCTGGAGCGCACCATCTGGGGCTATGCCACCAATCCCAACGTCTCCGCTGTCCTCATCGTGGGTCTCGGATGCGAGGTGTTCCAGATCCCCGGCCTGATGAAGCGCTACGGCATCCATCCCGGCGCGCATTTCCAGTCGATGACCATCCAGGAGACCGGCGGCACCAAGAAGTCGATCGAGGCCGGCATGGCGCGGATCGCCGAGATGCTGCCGATCGTCAACCAGACCAAGCGCGAGACGCTGCCGGCCTCCGAACTCTGCCTGGCGCTCCAGTGCGGCGGCTCCGACGGCTATTCCGGCATCACCGCCAATCCGGCGCTCGGCAAGGCGGTCGATATCCTGGTGAAGCATGGCGGCACGGCGGTGCTCTCCGAAACGCCGGAAATCTATGGCGCCGAGCACCTGCTCACCCGCCGCGCCGAGAGCCGTGAGGTCGGCGAAAAGCTCGTTGGCATCATCAAGTGGTGGGAGGACTACACCGCCAAGAACCATGGCTCGATGGACAACAATCCCTCGCCCGGCAACAAGGCGGGCGGCCTCACCACCATTCTGGAGAAGTCGCTGGGTGCCGCCGCCAAGGGCGGATCGACGACGCTGCGCGCCGTCTATCACTATGCCGAGAAGGTCGACCGCGCCGGCTTCGTCTATATGGACACGCCCGGCTACGATCCGGTGGCCGCCACAGGCCAGGTTGCGGGAGGCTGCAACATGCTCACCTTCACCACCGGCCGCGGCTCGGCCTATGGCTGCAAACCGACGCCCTCGATCAAGCTTGCGACCAATTCCGACATCTACACCCGCATGATCGACGACATGGACATCAATTGCGGCGATGTCCTGGATGGCGTGTCGCTGGATGAGAAGGGCCAGGAGATCTTCGAGCTGATCCTGAAGACGGCATCGGGCGAGAAGACCAAGTCTGAGCTGCTCGGTTATGGCGACAACGAGTTCGTGCCCTGGCAGATCGGCGCCACCATGTGA
- a CDS encoding urease accessory protein UreF — MTTATTITATITTTMITRVTTITTVTAIPTATSMADGFRPGALYRLLAWLSPSYPVGAFSYSHGIEWAVETGDIASLGSLTDWLEVVLRHGSGLADATFFAHAHRAVAAGDLAALTEVAELAVAFQPSKERRLETTAQGNAFMMATEAAWPAAPLALVRQAWDGPVAYPVAVGAATAAHDIDLAMALHAYLHAVAANLVSAAVRLVPLGQTDGQRALSALEPILEATAEAALRTSLEDLGGHALRSDLASMRHETQYTRLFRS; from the coding sequence ATGACCACAGCCACGACCATCACGGCCACGATCACCACGACCATGATCACAAGGGTCACGACCATCACCACGGTCACGGCCATTCCCACGGCCACAAGCATGGCTGACGGATTTCGGCCGGGGGCGCTCTACCGGCTCCTGGCCTGGCTCTCGCCCTCCTATCCGGTCGGTGCCTTCAGCTATTCCCACGGCATCGAATGGGCCGTGGAGACCGGCGATATCGCCAGTCTCGGCAGCCTGACCGACTGGCTGGAGGTGGTGCTGCGCCATGGCTCGGGCCTGGCCGATGCGACCTTCTTCGCCCATGCCCATCGGGCCGTCGCGGCGGGCGATCTGGCCGCGCTGACCGAGGTGGCCGAACTGGCGGTGGCCTTCCAGCCCTCGAAAGAGCGCAGGCTGGAGACGACCGCGCAGGGCAATGCCTTCATGATGGCGACCGAAGCCGCCTGGCCGGCTGCGCCACTGGCTCTTGTGCGGCAGGCCTGGGACGGGCCGGTGGCCTATCCTGTGGCCGTCGGCGCGGCAACCGCCGCCCACGACATCGACCTTGCCATGGCGCTCCACGCCTACCTCCATGCGGTCGCCGCCAATCTGGTCTCGGCCGCGGTGCGCCTCGTGCCGCTCGGCCAGACCGACGGGCAGCGGGCGCTCTCAGCGCTCGAGCCGATCCTGGAGGCCACAGCCGAGGCGGCGCTCCGAACCTCCCTCGAGGATCTCGGCGGCCATGCACTGCGCTCCGATCTGGCGTCGATGCGCCACGAAACCCAATATACCCGCCTGTTCAGGAGCTGA